TAAGCAAAACCGCATAAATATCTATAATATAACTTGACAATACTATCTCTGTTGGTAAAGTGGCTTCGTATCAAGGAGGTACATATGATTCGGATTCATTTGACACCAAAAGAGAAGGAGGAGCTTCTAAGGCTGAGAAATCAAACTGGAGAACCATGTTCAGAACGTGCTCTGATCGTTTTACTAAGTCACGAAGGCAATACTCCACAAGATATCGGGCTAAAAGTCAAAAGAAACCCACATACTATACGTTTGTGGCTCAAGCGATTTCTTGAGAATGGCATCCAGGGATTGAATAGATTGTATTCTCCCGGACGCCCTGGTAAACACAAAAATCAGTTGAAAACCTATTTCCCTGAATGGTTTGAGGTTGGCCCGGATAGCTATGGTTACTCAACAAACAGCTGGACAATAAATCTGCTGTGCGACAATTATCAAAAGATTACCAATGAGCAAGTGAGTGAGGATACCGTAGAGCGAGCTCTCAAAGAAGCTGGGTACAGTTACAGAAGGGTCAAAAAGTGTGTTCCCTTGCATGCTCCAACAAGAGAAGAAAAAAAACAGCGTGTAATTGAGCTAATTGAGGAAATCAAAAGCTTCATTGCCAATGATGAGTCAGTAATCTTGTCTTTAGATGAAGCCCACTTCTCCACAGAACCATACCTAATTCGAGGCTGGTATAAAAAAAACTCTATGTCTCATGCCGTCCCCCAAGAAGAGGGAGAGTTGCACAATATTTGGTGCGTGGAATATCGGGGAGCAAAGGTTTATCTGGAAAAGTGCCAAACGCGGAAACAGCAAGATGCTGATTGAGTTCTTGCATCAAATCCGTAATCATTACAAAGGGAAAAAGATAGTCCTTATAATGGATAATGCAAGCTACCATAGCTGCAAGAAGATACGTGATTGGGTACTAAAGTATCCGGAAGTCTTTATCGCCCACA
The genomic region above belongs to Candidatus Cloacimonadaceae bacterium and contains:
- a CDS encoding IS630 family transposase; the encoded protein is MIRIHLTPKEKEELLRLRNQTGEPCSERALIVLLSHEGNTPQDIGLKVKRNPHTIRLWLKRFLENGIQGLNRLYSPGRPGKHKNQLKTYFPEWFEVGPDSYGYSTNSWTINLLCDNYQKITNEQVSEDTVERALKEAGYSYRRVKKCVPLHAPTREEKKQRVIELIEEIKSFIANDESVILSLDEAHFSTEPYLIRGWYKKNSMSHAVPQEEGELHNIWCVEYRGAKVYLEKCQTRKQQDAD
- a CDS encoding IS630 family transposase; translation: MPSPKKRESCTIFGAWNIGEQRFIWKSAKRGNSKMLIEFLHQIRNHYKGKKIVLIMDNASYHSCKKIRDWVLKYPEVFIAHIPPYSPEYSPVEQVWKWLKTMVSRKKVDYNNLQEKIHAVRQICWAWRENKLVKPLKVG